In Halorhabdus rudnickae, the following proteins share a genomic window:
- a CDS encoding DUF7110 family protein, whose protein sequence is MTSRVYRLHSTLELPLEDVHDHFEDPNLPPEIEDVEITRRNNTLILSAVATDGSISKYTPTAQLKASVTENRVYEEEPEPPHAGGGGQWGALTEEEEEEIESELVEYACFKGDRETVLQNTTLQFPMFEVLCDVAEIAEKGTLTAIVSIDEELQAVRIVDGEHTPASINVTEDPAEDRGEDTVDWRDNEFIR, encoded by the coding sequence ATGACGAGCCGCGTATACAGACTCCACTCGACACTCGAACTGCCACTCGAAGACGTCCACGATCACTTTGAAGACCCCAATTTGCCCCCGGAGATCGAGGACGTCGAGATCACGCGACGGAACAACACGCTGATCCTGAGTGCCGTCGCCACGGACGGCTCGATTAGTAAGTACACGCCGACGGCCCAGCTAAAGGCCAGCGTGACCGAAAACCGCGTCTACGAAGAAGAGCCCGAACCGCCACACGCCGGAGGTGGCGGCCAGTGGGGCGCGCTGACAGAAGAGGAAGAAGAAGAAATCGAGTCCGAACTGGTCGAGTACGCCTGCTTCAAGGGCGACCGCGAAACGGTTCTTCAGAACACGACCCTGCAGTTCCCGATGTTCGAGGTCCTCTGTGACGTCGCCGAGATCGCCGAGAAGGGGACACTCACCGCGATCGTCTCGATCGATGAGGAACTGCAGGCCGTTCGGATCGTCGACGGCGAGCACACGCCGGCCTCGATCAACGTCACCGAGGACCCGGCCGAGGACCGCGGCGAGGACACTGTCGACTGGCGGGACAACGAGTTCATCCGCTGA
- a CDS encoding phosphoadenosine phosphosulfate reductase family protein, which yields MTSATEFPEYLGVEYTDGEGEEPEDYPSIEHKIEKAIEVTKAGLEQYDNPVVMWTGGKDSTLTLYFVKEVADRFDLEVPPVVFIDHYQHFDELIDFVKHWAEEWDLEVIWARNTDVGDYVDENGLEPGDDIPVEALSDHNQHHIRNILEYEEDTFPFLLDTYVGNHLLKTVALNDAIEEYNVDGILSGVRWDEQEARAAETFFSPRHDPDIYPPHDRIQPILQFAEPDVWETFWHFVVPDTVAEFPEEGYVPQGQDDLPDGIEKEDVPVSPKYFAGFRSLGSQISTDKSAEEPAWLQDMANTTERAGRAQDKEDLMERLRDLGYM from the coding sequence ATGACGAGTGCAACGGAGTTCCCCGAGTACCTCGGCGTCGAGTATACCGACGGCGAGGGCGAGGAGCCGGAGGATTACCCGAGCATCGAACACAAGATCGAAAAGGCAATCGAGGTCACGAAAGCGGGCCTCGAACAGTACGATAATCCCGTGGTCATGTGGACCGGCGGAAAGGACTCGACGCTCACCCTCTACTTCGTCAAAGAGGTCGCAGACCGCTTTGACCTGGAAGTCCCGCCGGTCGTGTTCATCGACCACTACCAGCACTTCGACGAACTGATTGACTTCGTCAAGCATTGGGCCGAGGAATGGGACCTCGAAGTTATCTGGGCCCGGAACACCGACGTCGGCGACTACGTCGACGAGAACGGGTTGGAACCCGGCGACGACATCCCAGTCGAGGCGCTCAGCGATCACAACCAGCACCACATCCGGAACATCCTCGAGTACGAGGAGGACACGTTCCCGTTCCTGCTGGACACCTACGTCGGCAATCACCTGCTGAAGACCGTCGCCCTGAACGACGCCATCGAGGAGTACAACGTCGACGGCATTCTGTCGGGTGTGCGCTGGGACGAGCAGGAGGCCCGTGCCGCCGAGACGTTCTTCAGCCCGCGTCACGATCCCGACATCTACCCACCGCACGACCGGATCCAGCCGATCCTTCAGTTCGCCGAACCGGACGTCTGGGAGACCTTCTGGCACTTCGTGGTCCCGGACACGGTCGCGGAGTTCCCCGAGGAGGGCTACGTTCCGCAGGGCCAAGACGACCTGCCCGACGGCATCGAGAAGGAAGATGTCCCGGTCTCCCCGAAGTACTTCGCTGGCTTCCGGTCGCTCGGAAGTCAGATCAGCACCGACAAGTCCGCCGAAGAACCCGCCTGGCTACAGGACATGGCCAATACGACCGAACGCGCCGGCCGGGCCCAGGACAAAGAAGACCTGATGGAACGGCTGCGCGATCTGGGCTACATGTAA
- a CDS encoding divalent metal cation transporter — MAMIAAGLSSSIVATMADQPVMDGFLDVNINVWIQRSVTLVPSLAVVFAGFEQGSLVVSQVALSFEFPVVLIPRVYFTREEGLMGACVNHSWARVSTDAPRQA, encoded by the coding sequence ATCGCGATGATCGCCGCCGGGCTCTCGTCGTCGATCGTGGCGACGATGGCAGACCAGCCCGTCATGGACGGCTTTCTAGACGTGAATATCAACGTCTGGATCCAGCGGTCGGTCACGCTCGTCCCAAGCCTCGCCGTGGTCTTCGCCGGATTCGAGCAAGGTTCCCTCGTCGTCAGCCAGGTCGCTCTCTCGTTCGAATTTCCCGTTGTCCTGATCCCCCGCGTCTACTTCACGCGCGAAGAAGGCCTCATGGGCGCGTGTGTCAACCACTCATGGGCGCGTGTGTCAACCGACGCTCCACGGCAAGCGTGA
- a CDS encoding transcriptional regulator: MDFDKLVHQPTRLQLFAYLYRHGESSFSDITEELDVTEGNLASHMNRLEDADCVDVEKQFVENKPQTTYELTDHGREKFEEHVGTLEALIESLEE; this comes from the coding sequence ATGGACTTCGACAAACTCGTCCATCAGCCGACGCGGCTCCAACTGTTTGCCTATCTCTACCGACACGGCGAGTCGAGCTTCTCGGACATCACTGAGGAACTGGACGTGACCGAGGGAAACCTCGCCAGTCACATGAACAGACTCGAGGATGCCGACTGCGTCGATGTCGAGAAACAGTTCGTCGAGAACAAACCACAGACGACCTACGAGCTGACCGATCACGGCCGTGAAAAGTTCGAGGAGCACGTCGGGACGCTTGAGGCGCTGATAGAAAGCCTCGAGGAGTGA
- a CDS encoding ABC transporter permease, whose protein sequence is MNQTLTIARNDFRDIRRSKLLWGVMGMYVAFTALVLYAEGTAAAPDVRQAVFNQFFMTTLLLPPVAIAASYLAVAGERESNTVAFLLSQPTSRAAVVAGKFLSRGLLILGSLLVAFLVGGGIVAVMYPSLELGVSGAFVVLSIVFVGAYVGPSIAISAATRTRSRAIAGAASFYVLTDVLIVFGDFSLVAALRFLFEETLGIGLADEFYSFVFNLTPAGSYLNTMYLIFDPAAYPQLPAQAPSQPFYLEPWFSVVLLLAWTVGPLAVGYWRFRGAELG, encoded by the coding sequence ATGAACCAGACACTGACCATCGCACGGAACGACTTCCGGGACATCCGTCGGTCGAAACTCCTGTGGGGCGTCATGGGCATGTACGTGGCGTTCACTGCACTGGTCCTCTACGCAGAGGGGACAGCCGCCGCACCAGACGTCCGCCAGGCGGTGTTCAACCAGTTTTTCATGACGACGCTGTTGCTTCCGCCGGTGGCGATCGCGGCCAGTTACCTGGCAGTGGCGGGCGAGCGCGAATCCAATACGGTCGCGTTCTTGCTGAGTCAGCCGACGTCGCGGGCGGCTGTCGTGGCCGGGAAGTTTCTCTCGCGTGGACTCCTTATCCTGGGATCGCTACTCGTCGCGTTTCTCGTTGGAGGCGGTATCGTTGCCGTCATGTACCCCAGTCTTGAATTGGGCGTCTCTGGCGCCTTCGTCGTCCTCTCTATCGTGTTCGTCGGCGCATACGTCGGCCCGTCGATCGCCATCTCGGCGGCGACCCGTACTCGGTCGCGGGCGATCGCCGGTGCAGCTAGCTTCTACGTTCTCACGGACGTGCTCATCGTCTTTGGGGACTTCTCGCTGGTCGCCGCGTTGCGGTTCCTCTTCGAGGAAACCCTGGGGATCGGACTGGCCGATGAGTTCTACTCTTTCGTGTTCAACCTCACTCCTGCGGGATCATATCTGAACACGATGTATCTCATCTTTGACCCGGCCGCCTACCCTCAACTCCCCGCGCAGGCGCCATCGCAGCCGTTCTATCTCGAGCCCTGGTTCAGCGTCGTGCTCTTGCTGGCGTGGACTGTCGGCCCCCTGGCGGTCGGATACTGGCGCTTCCGGGGTGCAGAACTGGGGTGA
- a CDS encoding ABC transporter ATP-binding protein: MTAIQIDDLTKDFGDVRALDGLDLTVESGAVYGFLGPNGAGKSTTINLLLGFLDPSAGSASVLGHDIVSESRAIRRRIGVLPEAFSPYERLTAREHVSYAADLKDVTVDPDALLDRVGLEEAAWDRTAGEFSTGMEQRLALACALVGDPDLLILDEPSSGLDPQGMGELRKLTREEAADGTTVFFSSHILSEVEAVCDRIGILVDGGLVAEGTIDELRDGTETHSPLSIRVEEMPPGLDLSEMAGVASSSVEDSTLSVLVTDASAKIDVIRRVDRVAEIEDVISEPASLEALFDRYANGQTGTPRGDETDEPPEPSPEVPA; this comes from the coding sequence ATGACTGCCATCCAGATCGACGATCTGACAAAGGACTTCGGCGACGTGCGGGCGCTCGACGGACTCGATCTGACTGTCGAGTCCGGAGCGGTCTACGGGTTCCTCGGCCCGAACGGTGCTGGCAAGTCGACGACGATCAACCTCCTGTTGGGGTTCCTCGATCCGTCGGCTGGGTCGGCGTCGGTGCTCGGTCACGACATCGTCAGCGAGTCTCGGGCGATTCGTCGCCGGATCGGCGTCCTTCCGGAGGCGTTCTCGCCGTACGAGCGACTTACCGCCCGCGAGCACGTCAGCTACGCAGCGGATCTCAAGGACGTAACTGTCGACCCGGACGCCCTTCTGGACAGAGTGGGCCTCGAGGAGGCTGCCTGGGATCGTACAGCCGGCGAGTTCTCGACAGGCATGGAGCAACGTCTCGCGCTTGCTTGCGCACTGGTCGGCGATCCCGATCTGTTGATCCTCGACGAGCCGTCGTCCGGACTCGATCCCCAGGGAATGGGGGAGTTACGGAAGTTAACCCGGGAGGAAGCCGCCGACGGGACGACGGTATTTTTCTCCAGTCACATCCTTTCGGAGGTCGAGGCTGTCTGTGATCGAATCGGGATCCTCGTCGATGGGGGTCTGGTCGCCGAGGGGACGATAGACGAACTCCGCGACGGTACTGAGACTCACTCCCCGCTTTCGATCCGTGTCGAGGAGATGCCTCCCGGGCTTGACCTCAGCGAGATGGCCGGGGTCGCGTCCTCAAGCGTCGAAGACAGCACGCTCTCGGTACTCGTCACCGATGCGAGTGCGAAGATCGACGTCATCCGCCGGGTGGATCGCGTCGCGGAGATCGAAGACGTCATCTCCGAACCGGCGTCGCTAGAGGCATTATTCGACCGGTACGCAAACGGGCAAACGGGCACGCCCCGGGGCGACGAGACGGACGAACCTCCAGAGCCATCACCGGAGGTACCAGCATGA
- a CDS encoding transcription elongation factor Spt5 has product MGIYAVKTTASQERTVADMIINREEESVHAALAPDSLTSYVMVEADDASVFERILDEIPHANGVVQGESSITEVEHFLSPKPDVEGIAEGDIVELVAGPFKGEKAQVQRIDEGKDQVTVELYEATVPIPVTVRGDQIRVLDSEER; this is encoded by the coding sequence ATGGGAATCTACGCCGTCAAGACCACAGCTAGCCAGGAACGCACTGTCGCGGATATGATCATCAACCGCGAGGAGGAGTCAGTCCACGCGGCCCTTGCCCCGGACAGTCTGACCTCGTACGTGATGGTCGAGGCTGACGACGCCTCGGTGTTCGAACGGATCCTCGACGAGATCCCCCACGCTAACGGCGTCGTCCAGGGTGAGTCCTCGATCACGGAGGTCGAGCACTTCCTCTCACCGAAACCCGATGTCGAGGGCATCGCCGAAGGCGACATCGTCGAACTCGTCGCCGGACCGTTCAAGGGTGAGAAGGCCCAAGTTCAGCGCATCGACGAAGGCAAAGACCAGGTGACTGTCGAACTGTACGAGGCGACGGTTCCGATTCCAGTTACTGTCCGTGGGGACCAGATTCGAGTTCTCGATTCAGAAGAGCGGTAA
- a CDS encoding protein translocase SEC61 complex subunit gamma, which produces MDVPYDLTSYVRVLKLASTPSWQEFSQVAKIAGAGILLVGLLGFLIFVVMTFVPGGI; this is translated from the coding sequence ATGGACGTACCCTACGATCTCACGTCGTACGTGCGGGTGCTGAAGCTCGCGAGCACCCCGTCCTGGCAGGAGTTCAGCCAGGTCGCGAAGATCGCGGGCGCGGGCATCCTGCTGGTCGGACTGCTCGGGTTCCTCATCTTCGTTGTGATGACGTTCGTTCCGGGTGGTATCTGA
- a CDS encoding methyl-accepting chemotaxis protein has protein sequence MSSLRKRFVVAIESALPDVIRRRYAAKFGVLLLVVVAVLVVGGVVIHFQTGGLVESQTEEQIRGVADSQANSISKWAATKQSTTLFLADTISDRSESLSPSAHQRWLEGKLIGLPADVRALHYVTTAEGEVIASTDDDLTGASLASVEAAWTDSSGAIVTSGPTGTSPPYESEGQDVLAFVQPVSETESVVLTVSLQARSHEFTSPFATGDVKVVSSDRTIILDNRKASILEQFEATGNTGSESVDAALNGETGYERVSAGTGMGEGEYVMAYTPITGTEWALLYHVPSDRAFALQSAVSQNIGLLVALAVGTLILVGVTIGRGTAQSLATVAETAEDIANGDINSTLPETTRVDEMGQLYDSFASMQAYLTTAAEQADALAEQRFDDPVLEEEVPGEFGKALDEMGQDIQTLITDVEQARDDAEAAKEDAESMASALEAKATEFSAVMDRAAAGDLTQRMDTDSEYEAMVEIAENFNDMVAELEATIERLEEFAGTVDTSTDTITASTQEIKSASEQVSQSVQQIAEGADRQNENIQQVSQEMTDLSATVEEITSSTDEVAAKSKSAVEAGESGRTSAQRAAAEIETIERKSTEAIEQVEALAAEMDRIGEVTTLIDDIADQTNMLALNASIEASRAGEAGQGFEVVANEIKTLAEETQEATNDIESLIETVQSRTNDTVADIREMDESVETGKETVDNAAETLTDIVRQIEEANDGVQAISDATDEQAASTEEVVAMADEVGSISEETAAEAENVAGASEEQTASITEVSERIETLSSQATDLRDLIEQFETSETNEDER, from the coding sequence ATGAGCTCTCTTCGCAAGCGATTCGTGGTGGCGATCGAAAGCGCGCTTCCGGACGTTATCAGACGTCGCTACGCCGCGAAGTTCGGTGTGCTGTTGCTGGTTGTGGTGGCCGTCCTCGTCGTTGGCGGTGTGGTGATTCACTTCCAGACTGGCGGACTCGTCGAGTCCCAGACTGAAGAACAGATCCGTGGCGTTGCGGACTCGCAAGCCAATTCGATCTCGAAGTGGGCTGCAACCAAACAGTCGACGACATTGTTCCTTGCAGACACGATCAGCGACCGTTCGGAATCGCTCTCGCCGTCAGCCCACCAGCGATGGCTCGAAGGGAAACTCATCGGATTACCGGCCGATGTCCGGGCGTTGCACTACGTGACGACCGCGGAAGGTGAGGTCATCGCCAGTACTGATGACGATCTGACCGGGGCGTCGCTTGCCAGTGTCGAGGCGGCATGGACCGACAGTAGCGGTGCGATCGTCACGTCCGGTCCGACGGGAACGTCCCCGCCATACGAAAGCGAAGGTCAGGATGTCCTGGCATTCGTCCAGCCCGTCAGTGAGACGGAGTCTGTCGTGCTGACAGTGTCTCTTCAAGCGCGGTCTCACGAGTTCACGTCCCCGTTCGCGACTGGAGACGTGAAAGTCGTCAGCTCCGACCGAACGATCATCCTGGACAACCGAAAGGCATCGATACTCGAACAGTTCGAAGCGACTGGCAACACTGGATCGGAGAGTGTCGATGCCGCGCTCAACGGTGAGACGGGATACGAACGCGTCTCCGCGGGTACGGGGATGGGCGAAGGCGAGTACGTAATGGCATATACACCGATCACCGGGACCGAATGGGCCCTTCTCTATCACGTCCCGTCGGATCGCGCGTTCGCACTGCAATCTGCCGTGTCCCAGAACATCGGGTTACTCGTCGCGCTGGCTGTCGGCACGTTGATACTCGTCGGGGTGACGATCGGTCGTGGGACTGCACAATCGCTCGCAACTGTCGCCGAAACGGCCGAAGACATCGCGAACGGTGATATCAACAGTACGCTCCCCGAGACGACTCGTGTCGACGAAATGGGCCAGCTATACGACTCGTTCGCGTCGATGCAGGCATACTTGACGACTGCCGCCGAGCAGGCTGACGCGCTTGCAGAGCAGCGGTTCGACGATCCGGTCCTCGAGGAGGAGGTCCCCGGTGAGTTCGGAAAGGCCCTCGACGAGATGGGGCAAGACATCCAGACACTGATCACTGATGTCGAGCAAGCACGAGACGATGCCGAGGCGGCAAAGGAGGACGCGGAATCGATGGCCTCGGCGCTCGAAGCGAAGGCCACCGAGTTCAGTGCCGTGATGGATCGGGCAGCTGCGGGCGATCTCACTCAGCGGATGGATACCGACAGCGAGTACGAAGCGATGGTTGAGATCGCCGAAAACTTCAACGACATGGTCGCCGAACTGGAAGCGACGATCGAGCGTCTCGAAGAGTTCGCCGGGACTGTCGATACGTCGACGGACACGATCACCGCGAGCACCCAGGAAATAAAGTCCGCTAGCGAACAGGTGAGTCAATCGGTCCAGCAGATCGCCGAAGGGGCCGATCGACAGAACGAGAACATCCAGCAGGTCTCTCAGGAGATGACCGATCTCTCGGCAACGGTCGAAGAGATCACCTCATCGACAGATGAAGTCGCAGCGAAGTCAAAGTCGGCCGTCGAAGCTGGTGAATCCGGCCGCACGTCCGCTCAGCGGGCAGCCGCGGAGATCGAGACGATCGAACGGAAATCCACCGAGGCTATCGAGCAAGTCGAGGCTCTCGCGGCCGAGATGGATCGGATCGGTGAAGTCACGACGCTGATCGACGATATCGCCGATCAAACGAATATGCTCGCGTTGAACGCCTCGATCGAGGCGAGTCGCGCGGGTGAGGCAGGCCAAGGCTTCGAGGTCGTGGCCAACGAGATCAAGACGCTCGCCGAAGAGACGCAGGAAGCCACCAACGACATCGAGTCGCTGATCGAAACAGTCCAGTCCCGGACAAACGACACGGTGGCAGATATTCGGGAGATGGACGAAAGCGTCGAGACAGGGAAGGAGACAGTCGATAACGCGGCGGAGACGCTGACTGACATCGTTCGCCAGATCGAAGAAGCGAACGACGGTGTGCAAGCGATCAGCGATGCGACTGACGAACAGGCGGCCTCGACCGAAGAAGTGGTCGCGATGGCCGACGAAGTCGGGTCGATCAGCGAGGAGACGGCCGCCGAAGCCGAAAACGTCGCTGGAGCTTCCGAAGAGCAGACGGCTTCTATCACGGAAGTCTCGGAACGTATCGAGACACTCTCCAGCCAAGCGACCGATCTCAGAGATCTCATCGAGCAATTCGAAACTAGCGAGACGAACGAAGACGAACGATAG
- a CDS encoding ABC transporter substrate-binding protein: MGTTRRKYLGRLSGLGAATVLSGCQNLPSGSGGTIEFGALAPLSGDLETLGRDAKRTVEQATKDINDAGGINGKEVELTVLDTEADVDVATEQYQSLVDRGIVGLVGGLVSDVSIALAPEATTDSVMMVSYASTAPQLSTAGQADGRKYFGRTVPNDGIQAAVMAKVIDSSIYLDADSVTVLSIDNSFGSGLAAALRQSLDASVVADVRYDPGAETFSDTIETVFENDPDAVAFTSVSGQERGVLDAYAQSDYDVPWVFSAGMFGGDIPSYYEGFYSASLSSNRTDGYFDLVRRLSDIDELETYAANAYDALFLMAAAAEKAGDASGPAIAETLRSVSSGTGHTVSVGDFDRVRSLIEAGREINYQGASGSVDLTANLEPLSSYLVQRVTDGSVESLELLQPQFFQSGGDQ, translated from the coding sequence ATGGGAACGACTAGGCGAAAATACCTCGGACGGCTTTCTGGCTTGGGAGCGGCCACAGTCCTTTCTGGGTGCCAGAACCTGCCTTCAGGATCGGGAGGTACGATCGAATTTGGGGCCTTGGCACCGCTCAGCGGTGATCTCGAAACATTGGGGAGAGATGCGAAACGCACGGTCGAGCAAGCCACGAAAGATATCAACGACGCCGGTGGAATCAATGGCAAAGAGGTCGAGCTGACTGTCCTCGATACAGAAGCGGACGTGGATGTCGCAACCGAACAGTATCAGTCGCTCGTCGATCGCGGGATCGTCGGGCTTGTCGGTGGACTCGTCAGCGACGTGTCGATCGCGTTGGCACCCGAGGCGACTACCGATAGCGTCATGATGGTTAGCTACGCTAGCACCGCCCCACAACTGTCGACTGCTGGTCAGGCCGACGGGCGAAAGTACTTCGGGCGGACTGTGCCAAACGACGGGATTCAAGCAGCGGTGATGGCGAAAGTCATCGATAGCTCGATCTACCTCGACGCGGATTCGGTCACAGTGCTGAGTATCGACAACTCGTTCGGTTCCGGACTCGCTGCGGCACTCCGTCAGTCCCTCGATGCGTCGGTCGTCGCCGACGTTCGCTACGATCCAGGTGCTGAAACGTTCAGCGACACGATCGAAACCGTCTTCGAAAACGACCCGGACGCCGTAGCCTTTACCAGTGTTTCCGGGCAGGAGCGTGGAGTTCTCGATGCGTATGCCCAATCCGACTACGACGTTCCCTGGGTGTTCTCGGCAGGAATGTTCGGGGGAGATATCCCATCGTATTACGAGGGGTTCTACAGCGCGTCGCTTTCCTCGAACAGGACGGACGGATACTTCGACCTGGTTCGGCGACTGTCGGACATCGACGAGCTCGAAACCTACGCTGCAAACGCCTACGACGCGCTGTTTTTGATGGCTGCTGCAGCCGAGAAGGCTGGCGATGCCAGCGGCCCGGCCATCGCCGAGACGCTCCGGTCGGTCTCCAGTGGCACGGGCCATACCGTTTCAGTCGGTGACTTCGACCGTGTTCGGTCACTTATCGAAGCCGGGAGGGAAATCAACTATCAGGGGGCGTCCGGCAGCGTCGATTTGACAGCGAATTTGGAGCCGTTGAGTTCGTACCTGGTTCAGCGCGTCACTGACGGGTCAGTCGAGTCTTTGGAACTGCTACAACCCCAGTTCTTCCAATCGGGTGGTGACCAATGA
- the ftsZ gene encoding cell division protein FtsZ has translation MDSIIDDAMDEGEKDVAEPPVEQAPETTETTTEDVSTSGQMTDEELADVVEDLETKITVVGAGGAGGNTVTRMMEEGIHGAKLVAANTDAQHLADEVKADTKILIGKKRTGGRGAGSVPKIGEEAAQENIEDIQQSIDGSDMVFVTAGLGGGTGTGAAPVIAQAAQEAGALTISIVTIPFTAEGERRRANADAGLERLRSVADTVIVVPNDRLLDYAPSMPLQDAFKICDRVLMRSVKGMTELITKPGLVNVDFADVRTIMENGGVAMIGLGESDGDNKAQDSIRSALRSPLLDVEFDGANSALVNVVGGPDMSIDEAEGVVEEIYDRIDPDARIIWGASVNHEYEGEMETMIVVTGVESPQIYGKSEAEREKAAQRMGDDIDYVE, from the coding sequence ATGGACTCCATCATCGACGACGCCATGGACGAGGGCGAAAAAGACGTGGCGGAACCACCGGTCGAGCAAGCGCCGGAGACGACAGAGACGACAACCGAGGATGTTTCGACGTCGGGACAGATGACTGACGAGGAGCTGGCCGACGTCGTCGAGGACTTAGAGACGAAGATCACGGTCGTCGGCGCTGGTGGTGCCGGCGGCAACACCGTCACGCGGATGATGGAAGAGGGGATCCACGGCGCGAAGTTGGTCGCGGCAAACACCGACGCCCAGCACCTCGCCGACGAGGTCAAGGCCGACACGAAGATTCTCATCGGCAAGAAGCGTACCGGCGGTCGCGGCGCGGGCTCGGTGCCCAAAATCGGTGAGGAGGCTGCCCAGGAGAACATCGAGGACATCCAGCAGTCCATCGACGGCTCGGACATGGTGTTCGTTACCGCGGGACTGGGCGGGGGGACGGGGACCGGCGCGGCCCCAGTCATCGCTCAGGCCGCCCAAGAGGCCGGTGCGCTGACCATCTCGATCGTCACCATCCCGTTTACGGCAGAGGGAGAGCGCCGACGGGCGAACGCCGACGCCGGTCTCGAACGCCTGCGCTCGGTCGCCGATACGGTGATCGTCGTGCCGAACGATCGCCTGCTCGATTATGCTCCGTCGATGCCGCTGCAGGACGCCTTCAAGATCTGTGATCGGGTGTTGATGCGTTCGGTCAAGGGAATGACCGAACTCATCACCAAGCCCGGGCTGGTCAACGTCGACTTCGCCGACGTTCGCACGATCATGGAGAACGGCGGCGTCGCGATGATCGGTCTCGGGGAATCCGACGGCGACAACAAGGCCCAGGATTCGATCCGCTCGGCGCTGCGCTCGCCGCTTTTGGATGTCGAGTTCGACGGCGCGAACTCCGCGCTGGTCAACGTCGTCGGTGGTCCCGACATGTCTATCGATGAAGCCGAGGGCGTCGTCGAGGAAATCTACGACCGGATCGATCCCGACGCCCGGATCATCTGGGGCGCCAGCGTCAACCACGAGTACGAGGGCGAAATGGAGACCATGATCGTCGTCACGGGCGTCGAGTCCCCGCAGATCTACGGCAAGAGCGAGGCCGAACGCGAGAAGGCCGCCCAGCGCATGGGCGACGATATCGATTACGTCGAGTGA